A stretch of the Dioscorea cayenensis subsp. rotundata cultivar TDr96_F1 chromosome 4, TDr96_F1_v2_PseudoChromosome.rev07_lg8_w22 25.fasta, whole genome shotgun sequence genome encodes the following:
- the LOC120259208 gene encoding uncharacterized protein LOC120259208: MKDTIRCCISCILPCGSLDVIRIVHANGRVEEITHSICAAEVMQSYPKHVLRRSPSAPGEDSGTVPPNAELQRGKIYFLTPVSVRQEKPKRMRRKRREVVTQGVTSDRASLLMSNQYLLEILSEKASTHIDRRRGRVGIWRPHLESISEVSTDL, encoded by the coding sequence ATGAAAGATACCATAAGATGTTGCATATCATGCATCCTGCCATGTGGATCACTAGATGTCATCCGCATTGTGCATGCAAATGGCCGGGTTGAGGAGATAACACACAGTATCTGTGCAGCAGAAGTCATGCAGTCATATCCAAAGCATGTCCTTCGGAGGTCACCTTCGGCCCCCGGCGAGGACAGTGGAACTGTGCCACCAAATGCTGAGCTTCAGAGGGGGAAAATATACTTCCTCACCCCAGTTTCTGTGAGGCAAGAGAAACCGAAAAGGATGAGGAGGAAGAGAAGAGAGGTGGTGACTCAAGGGGTGACAAGTGATAGGGCAAGTCTTCTTATGTCCAACCAGTATTTGTTGGAGATTTTATCTGAGAAGGCGTCAACGCACATAGACAGGAGGAGAGGGAGAGTTGGGATATGGAGGCCACACTTGGAGAGTATATCTGAGGTTTCTACTGATCTATAA